A single region of the Streptomyces sp. ITFR-16 genome encodes:
- a CDS encoding NUDIX hydrolase, with protein sequence MPDEIRKVSRLVLLDPDDRILLMHGFEPGDPSSTWWFTPGGGLEGDETREQAALRELAEETGITEVELGPVLWRRTCSFPFDGRRWHQDEWYFLARTDRTATDTSGQTGLELRSVSELRWWTSAELSAARETVYPTRLAGLLRTLLDEGPPRTPLVLDPENA encoded by the coding sequence GTGCCCGATGAGATCCGCAAGGTCTCCCGGCTGGTCCTCCTCGACCCGGACGACCGCATTCTCCTGATGCACGGCTTCGAACCGGGGGACCCGTCGAGCACCTGGTGGTTCACCCCGGGCGGAGGGCTGGAGGGCGACGAGACCCGGGAGCAGGCCGCACTGCGCGAGCTGGCCGAGGAGACCGGGATCACGGAGGTCGAACTGGGCCCGGTGCTCTGGCGGCGGACCTGCTCCTTCCCGTTCGACGGGCGCCGCTGGCACCAGGACGAGTGGTACTTCCTGGCCCGGACGGACCGGACCGCGACGGACACCAGCGGGCAGACCGGGCTGGAACTCCGCAGCGTCTCGGAGCTGAGGTGGTGGACTTCCGCCGAACTGTCGGCGGCGCGTGAGACGGTGTACCCGACCAGACTCGCCGGGCTGCTGCGCACGCTGCTCGACGAGGGTCCTCCGCGTACGCCATTGGTTCTCGACCCCGAAAACGCCTGA
- a CDS encoding tyrosine-type recombinase/integrase: protein MRHKDGKKSWTIVWPEGTVHREADGYLRQYEGSGTQRTYAYYLVDHLRWLERECLQREAVTFRDLERYMGIVGAEVRMPLGEPWRVGKRPYRDAALSTAAACLKGFYLRQASLGINTDLKRDLDKDRLPTRADRTRSFLGHLGAVQQANPLAPVRVRRRHPKMLPEGTRERLDAVVNTARDRLLVSWLSDGGFRIGEMCGLHLSDLHLRDGAACGECRTPHVHICHRPGNENDAAAKTKYEWKVEAGTVTGGLIKRVSRDMIRTYVEYMTTEFPRQQATHGMLMVQLRGEDYGRPWAPVGARRMLGRAGVRAGLGKIKPHAFRHSFTTAVLDAAKGNLLIARDAGGWASATTVDEVYGHVDVHDPDFDLALRTVWGEQA, encoded by the coding sequence ATGAGGCACAAGGACGGAAAGAAGTCTTGGACGATCGTCTGGCCCGAGGGGACGGTCCATCGGGAGGCGGACGGCTATCTGCGGCAGTACGAGGGATCTGGCACGCAGAGGACGTACGCGTACTACCTCGTCGATCACCTGCGCTGGTTGGAACGCGAATGCCTACAGCGGGAGGCAGTCACCTTCCGCGATCTTGAGCGCTACATGGGAATCGTCGGCGCCGAGGTCCGCATGCCGCTCGGCGAGCCCTGGCGGGTGGGCAAGCGGCCCTATCGTGACGCGGCCTTGTCGACGGCTGCTGCCTGCCTGAAGGGCTTCTACCTGCGGCAGGCATCGCTCGGGATCAACACCGACTTGAAGCGGGATCTCGACAAGGATCGCCTGCCGACCCGTGCTGACCGCACACGATCCTTCCTGGGCCACCTCGGCGCCGTCCAGCAAGCGAATCCGCTTGCCCCGGTGCGGGTCCGGCGGAGGCATCCGAAGATGCTCCCCGAGGGCACCCGGGAACGTCTGGACGCCGTGGTCAACACCGCCCGCGACCGCCTCCTGGTCAGCTGGCTGTCGGACGGCGGGTTCCGAATAGGTGAGATGTGCGGTCTGCATCTCTCGGACCTGCACCTTCGGGACGGGGCGGCCTGCGGCGAGTGCCGGACGCCACACGTCCATATCTGCCACCGGCCAGGCAACGAGAACGACGCCGCGGCGAAGACGAAGTACGAATGGAAAGTCGAGGCCGGAACGGTTACCGGCGGACTGATCAAGAGGGTCAGCCGGGACATGATCCGCACCTACGTCGAGTACATGACCACCGAGTTTCCCCGCCAGCAGGCGACCCACGGGATGCTGATGGTCCAGCTGCGCGGCGAGGACTACGGCCGGCCGTGGGCTCCGGTCGGCGCCCGGCGCATGCTCGGCCGGGCCGGAGTCCGGGCCGGGCTCGGCAAGATCAAGCCCCATGCCTTCAGGCACAGCTTCACGACTGCCGTGCTCGACGCGGCCAAGGGCAATCTCCTCATCGCCAGGGATGCTGGCGGATGGGCGTCAGCCACGACCGTGGACGAGGTCTACGGGCACGTCGACGTGCACGACCCAGACTTCGATCTTGCCCTGCGGACCGTCTGGGGTGAGCAGGCATGA
- a CDS encoding DUF2469 domain-containing protein, which translates to MSAEDLEKYETEMELKLYREYRDVVGLFKYVIETERRFYLTNDYEMQVHSVQGEVFFEVSMADAWVWDMYRPARFVKQVRVLTFKDVNIEELNKSDLELPSG; encoded by the coding sequence ATGAGCGCCGAGGACCTCGAGAAGTACGAGACCGAGATGGAGCTGAAGCTCTACCGGGAGTACCGCGATGTCGTCGGTCTGTTCAAATATGTGATCGAGACCGAACGGCGCTTCTACCTCACCAACGACTACGAGATGCAGGTCCACTCGGTCCAGGGTGAGGTGTTTTTCGAGGTGTCCATGGCGGATGCCTGGGTCTGGGACATGTACCGGCCCGCACGGTTCGTCAAGCAGGTACGGGTACTGACGTTCAAGGACGTCAACATCGAGGAGCTCAACAAGAGCGATCTCGAACTTCCGAGTGGCTGA
- the lepB gene encoding signal peptidase I, translated as MSGTGQDSDGHGRLGSMLSGLAVAVGCVLFLGGFAWGAVVYRPYTVPTESMTPTVNAGDRVLAQRVDGDEVRRGDVVVFTDRQWGDMPMVKRVVGTGGDKIACCDKDGRLTVNGIPVDEPYLRGSGPASVNDFTAEVPKGQLFLLGDDRTVSLDSRVHLEDGGHGSVPRSAVQARVDAVAWPLGGMIGRPRAFAALPGGVSSAGPLRLQLGAMGVGVLLILGGAVYGPIAARSKRNRRTKAATGAR; from the coding sequence ATGAGTGGGACAGGACAAGACAGTGACGGCCACGGCCGGCTCGGCAGCATGCTGTCCGGACTGGCCGTGGCCGTCGGCTGTGTGCTCTTCCTCGGCGGCTTCGCCTGGGGAGCCGTGGTCTACCGGCCCTACACGGTGCCGACCGAGTCGATGACGCCGACGGTGAACGCCGGCGACCGGGTCCTCGCCCAGCGGGTGGACGGTGACGAGGTGCGCCGCGGCGACGTGGTCGTCTTCACCGACCGGCAGTGGGGCGACATGCCCATGGTGAAGCGGGTCGTCGGGACCGGCGGCGACAAGATCGCCTGCTGTGACAAGGACGGCCGGCTCACGGTGAACGGGATACCCGTCGACGAACCGTATCTGCGGGGCTCGGGCCCGGCCTCCGTGAACGACTTCACGGCCGAGGTGCCCAAGGGCCAGCTCTTCCTCCTGGGCGACGACCGCACGGTCTCGCTGGACTCCCGGGTCCATCTGGAGGACGGCGGGCACGGCTCGGTGCCCCGCAGCGCCGTGCAGGCCCGCGTGGACGCCGTCGCCTGGCCGCTGGGCGGGATGATCGGACGGCCCCGGGCCTTCGCCGCGCTCCCGGGCGGGGTGTCGTCCGCCGGGCCGCTGAGGCTCCAGCTCGGCGCGATGGGCGTGGGCGTGCTGCTCATCCTGGGCGGTGCGGTGTACGGGCCGATCGCGGCCCGCTCGAAGCGGAACCGGCGGACGAAGGCGGCCACCGGTGCCCGATGA
- a CDS encoding YraN family protein gives MNARGALGRYGEDLAARLLADAGMSVLERNWRCRAGEIDIVAMDGDALVICEVKTRRAGVFEHPMAAVTPVKADRLRRLAGLWLDRHGGPPPPGGVRIDLVGVVLPRRGAPLAEHARGVA, from the coding sequence ATGAACGCACGGGGGGCACTCGGGCGGTACGGCGAGGACCTGGCGGCGCGGCTGCTGGCCGACGCCGGCATGTCCGTACTGGAACGGAACTGGCGCTGTCGCGCCGGTGAGATCGACATCGTCGCGATGGACGGCGACGCGCTCGTCATCTGCGAGGTCAAGACCCGCAGGGCGGGTGTCTTCGAGCATCCGATGGCCGCGGTCACCCCGGTCAAGGCGGACCGGCTGCGCCGGCTGGCCGGACTCTGGCTGGACCGCCACGGCGGCCCGCCGCCGCCCGGCGGGGTGCGCATCGACCTGGTCGGCGTGGTGCTGCCCCGGCGCGGCGCGCCCCTGGCCGAGCATGCGCGGGGGGTGGCGTGA